Proteins found in one Phocoena sinus isolate mPhoSin1 chromosome 5, mPhoSin1.pri, whole genome shotgun sequence genomic segment:
- the ETNPPL gene encoding ethanolamine-phosphate phospho-lyase isoform X2 encodes MCELYSKQDTLALRRKHIAPSCKVFFAADPIKIVRAQGQYMFDEKGEQYLDCINNVAHVGHCHPEVVKAAQKQMELLNTNSRFLHDNIVEYAKRLSATLPDRLSVCYFTNSGSEANDLALRLARQFRGHQDVITLDHAYHGHLSSLIEISPYKFQKGKDVKKEFVHVAPAPDTYRGKYREDHTDPASAYADEVKKIIDEAHNSGRKIAAFIAESMQSCGGQIIPPAGYFQKVAEYVHGAGGVFIADEVQVGFGRVGTHFWSFQMFGEDFVPDIVTMGKPMGNGHPVACVVTTKEIAEAFSSSGMEYFNTYGGNPVSSAVGLAILDVIENEDLQGNATRVGNYLTKLLNKQKAKHTLIGDIRGVGLFIGIDLVKDHQERTPATAEAQHIIYKMKEKRVLLSADGPYRNVLKIKPPMCFTEEDAQFMVDQLDEILTGLEEAVGAKTESVISENTPCRTKDPCDYIRPSWIIQDNLSVSKSLI; translated from the exons ATGTGCGAGCTATACAGCAAGCAAGACACCCTGGCGCTGAGGAGGAAGCACATCGC GCCCTCCTGCAAAGTTTTCTTTGCTGCGGATCCCATCAAAATAGTGCGAGCCCAGGGGCAGTACATGTTTGACGAGAAAGGTGAACAGTACTTGGATTGCATCAACAACGTAGCCCATG TGGGACACTGCCACCCAGAAGTGGTCAAAGCTGCCCAGAAACAGATGGAACTACTAAATACAAATTCTCGATTCCTCCACGACAACATTGTTGAGTATGCCAAGCGCCTGTCAGCAACCCTGCCGGACAGACTCTCTGTGTGCTATTTTACAAATTCAGG ATCTGAAGCCAATGACTTAGCCTTACGCCTGGCTCGGCAGTTCAGAGGCCACCAAGATGTGATCACTCTTGACCA tgcttaCCATGGTCACCTATCATCTTTAATTGAGATCAGtccatataaatttcaaaagGGCAAAGATGTCAAGAAAGAATTTGTGCATGTG GCACCAGCTCCAGATACTTACagaggaaaatacagagaagacCATACAGACCCGGCCAGTGCTTATGCCGACGAAGTGAAGAAAATTATTGATGAAGCTCATAACAGTGGAAGGAAG ATTGCTGCCTTTATTGCTGAATCCATGCAGAGTTGTGGCGGACAAATAATTCCTCCAGCAGGCTACTTCCAGAAAGTGGCAGA ATACGTACATGGAGCAGGAGGTGTGTTTATAGCTGATGAAGTTCAAGTAGGCTTTGGCCGAGTTGGGACACATTTCTGGAGCTTCCAAATGTTTGGTGAAGATTTCGTTCCAGACATCGTCACAATGGGAAAACCAATGGGCAATGGCCACCCAGTGGCATGCGTGGTAACAACCAAAGAAATTGCAGAAGCCTTCAGCAGCTCTGGGATGGAATATTTCAATACG TATGGAGGAAATCCAGTGTCCTCTGCTGTTGGTTTGGCCATCCTGGATGTAATTGAAAATGAAGACCTTCAGGGAAATGCCACAAGAGTAGGGAATTATCTTACCAAGTTACTGAACAAGCAGAAGGCTAAACATACTTTGATAGGAGATATCAG GGGCGTTGGCCTTTTTATTGGAATTGACTTAGTGAAGGACCATCAGGAAAGGACCCCCGCCACAGCTGAAGCTCAGCACATCATCTACAA GATGAAAGAAAAGCGAGTGCTTCTCAGTGCCGATGGACCTTACAGGAATGTGCTTAAAATAAAACCACCTATGTGCTTCACTGAAGAAGATGCCCAGTTTATGGTGGACCAGCTGGATGAGATTCTAACAG